A region of Lycium barbarum isolate Lr01 chromosome 3, ASM1917538v2, whole genome shotgun sequence DNA encodes the following proteins:
- the LOC132630321 gene encoding uncharacterized protein LOC132630321, producing the protein MEPFQDPIAIEEYRRKLGFQNCKVNCSGKIWIFWTDEWLGVVISESEQQVTLQLTHSSLNQLVLVSVVYAKCDRHEREELWEDMVALANQQDLPWIIGGDFNVIVSDEAKQGGLPVSSNETLDFSTCIQSCGLIDVGFTGSKFTWWNGRTEEDCIFKRLDRILIATIEDTIKVKELQLENNASRENRMLLHQAQAELTRFLHLEEEYWKQKVGMKWFNDGDRNTKFFHSYVKGRRNKLTLKRIQDPSGTWLENEVDIGSEAIRFFESQFSEENSGGDYALLKNLPKLITEEQQKNMEELPSESEVKEAVFSLNGDSASGPDGFTGQFYQKCWEVIKLDVIQMVRAFFCGCEIPQFITHTNMVLLPKKVVITTFSDMRPISLSSFSIKILSKILQNRLAKFGFGEVLIDLVWRLLSNNWYSVLINGQSHGFFRSSRGVKQDDPLSPTLFIIAAEVLTKSLNKLHEKPSFIGYGMPKWSPQINHLSHADDTILFCSGDGYSLKKMMRRLRNYEKASGQLVNTDKSCYYVHHMVSARVNSRIKRHTKMRNGSFPFTYLGCPVFYGRRRLIYYEDLIKKVMKRILSWQNRLLSFGGRYVLINHVLQTMPVYLLSAMNPPSGVIKQLHNIFAKFFWSNTVGVKSKHWVAWDKLCLPKDEGGIGLRSLTDISKALFAKLWWNFRCGRSLWGSYMLNKYCKKWHPIMAVERGGSHTWKKMVNIRDAVEPQIFWYLRNGTSSFWYENWTRLGALYYIIPDAAREEVIEVRQFVQNGEWNMELLIVTLDQELAQHIKENIKVPVEEEDDEPCWMLETNSKFSVKSAWEFLRHRESKQTSYKFMWEKGLPIKISFFMWRVWKGRISTDDILKRMMINIPSRCWCCEEHKEETVGHLFLTSSIAVKLWKFFASCAGIPTDGVGLHQMIMEWWSAETKPKLQPMYKAMPAVIMWSLWKRRNSIKHGGSVSFYRLKQQVQHILHQLTRKRFPWLQNVFGDWETMHHHLSRYKPKVYYAKVVWRMPLSGRLKCNTYGASRGNPGLSSYGFCIRDSNGDLVYAEAQQMGISTNMEAETEALKQIEETKQDMRAMQVQINHIFREGNRLADFLANQALDHAGIKVHDFMLMPSEGRRILNMDKLQLPQLRIRTRRIQQINHQQ; encoded by the exons atggaaccttttcaagatCCTATTGCTATTGAAGAGTATAGAAGGAAGTTAGGCTTTCAGAATTGCAAGGTGAATTGTTCAGGAAAAATCTGGATTTTTTGGACAGATGAATGGCTAGGTGTAGTTATATCTGAATCAGAACAGCAGGTGACTTTGCAACTAACTCACTCATCCTTGAATCAATTAGTGTTGGTGTCAGTAGTCTATGCTAAATGTGATAGACATGAGAGGGAGGAGTTGTGGGAAGATATGGTAGCCTTGGCAAATCAGCAAGACCTTCCTTGGATAATAGgaggggattttaatgtcatAGTGTCTGATGAGGCAAAGCAAGGTGGCCTTCCAGTCTCATCCAATGAGACCTTGGATTTTTCTACCTGTATACAAAGTTGTGGTTTGATTGATGTAGGATTCACTGGAAGTAAAttcacctggtggaatggaaGGACTGAAGAAGATTGCATATTTAAAAGGTTAGATAGAATCCTG ATTGCCACTATTGAAGATACTATAAAGGTGAAGGAGTTGCAGTTGGAAAATAATGCTTCAAGGGAGAATAGAATGTTGTTACATCAAGCACAGGCTGAACTAACCAGATTTTTACACTTGGAGGAAGAGTATTGGAAGCAGAAAGTTGGTATGAAATGGTTCAATGATGGAGATAGAAATACAAAATTCTTCCATTCATATGTGAAGGGCAGGAGGAATAAATTAACTCTGAAAAGAATACAAGATCCTTCTGGTACATGGTTGGAAAATGAAGTAGATATTGGTTCTGAGGCAATCAGGTTCTTTGAATCACAGTTTAGTGAAGAAAATTCAGGAGGGGATTATGCATTGTTGAAAAATCTTCCTAAATTGATAACTGAAGAACAACAAAAGAATATGGAAGAGTTGCCATCCGAAAGTGAAGTAAAGGAGGCTGTGTTTTCACTCAATGGGGATAGTGCTAGTGGGCCTGATGGCTTCACAGGACAgttttatcagaagtgttgggaggttATCAAGCTGGATGTGATTCAAATGGTTAGAGCTTTCTTTTGTGGTTGTGAGATACCACAATTCATCACACATACTAATATGGTTTTGTTACCAAAGAAGGTGGTTATTACTACTTTTAGTGATATGAGGCCTATCAGTCTCAGCTCTTTCTCCATCAAGATACTGTCAAAAATACTGCAGAATAGATTGGCAAAG TTTGGGTTTGGAGAGGTTCTCATTGATTTAGTATGGAGATTGCTTTCAAACAACTGGTATTCAGTATTAATCAATGGTCAAAGTCATGGTTTTTTCAGATCAAGTAGGGGGGTAAAACAAGATGATCCACTTTCTCCTACATTGTTCATTATAGCAGCAGAGGTCTTAACAAAGAGTCTGAATAAGTTGCATGAGAAGCCAAGTTTCATAGGCTAtggaatgccaaaatggagtcctcAAATCAATCATCTATCACATGCTGATGACACAATATTATTTTGTTCTGGGGATGGATATTCTTTAAAGAAAATGATGAGGAGATTGAGGAATTATGAGAAGGCTTCAGGACAGCTGGTCAATACTGATAAAAGTTGTTACTATGTTCATCACATGGTCTCAGCCAGAGTAAATAGCAGGATTAAAAGACATACTAAGATGAGAAATGGATCCTTTCCTTTCACATATTTAGGCTGTCCAGTGTTTTATGGAAGAAGGAGATTGATATATTATGAGGATCTGATCAAAAAAGTGATGAAAAGGATTCTATCTTGGCAAAACAGACTGTTATCTTTTGGAGGTAGATATGTGCTGATTAATCATGTGTTGCAAACCATGCCAGTATATTTACTATCAGCCATGAATCCTCCTTCTGGGGTGATAAAGCAACTGCACAATATCTTTGCCAAATTCTTTTGGAGCAATACAGTAGGGGTGAAAAGCAAACATTGGGTGGCATGGGACAAATTATGTCTACCAAAAGATGAAGGAGGCATTGGTCTTAGATCACTAACTGATATATCTAAGGCTTTATTTGCTAAGTTGTGGTGGAACTTCAGATGTGGAAGAAGCTTATGGGGTAGCTACATGTTGAATAAATACTGCAAGAAGTGGCATCCTATTATGGCAGTAGAGAGAGGAGGATCTCACACATGGAAGAAGATGGTAAATATAAGAGATGCAGTTGAGCCACAGATATTCTGGTATCTGAGAAATGGAACTTCAAGTTTCTGGTATGAGAATTGGACAAGGCTTGGGGCATTATATTATATCATTCCTGATGCTGCTAGAGAAGAAGTAATAGAGGTTAGACAGTTTGTGCAGAATGGGGAATGGAACATGGAACTGTTAATAGTCACTCTAGATCAGGAATTGGCTCAGCATATCAAGGAAAATATCAAAGTGCCAGTTGAAGAAGAGGATGATGAACCATGTTGGATGCTGGAAACAAATAGCAAATTCTCAGTTAAATCTGCATGGGAGTTTCTCAGACACAGAGAGAGCAAACAAACAAGTTATAAGTTCATGTGGGAGAAAGGGCTGCCAATAAAGATAAGTTTTTTCATGTGGAGAGTGTGGAAAGGGAGAATCTCTACAGATGATATATTAAAAAGGATGATGATAAATATACCATCAAGATGCTGGTGCTGTGAGGAGCATAAGGAGGAAACTGTAGGTCATTTATTTCTAACATCTTCCATAGCTGTCAAGTTATGGAAGTTCTTTGCTTCTTGTGCAGGTATCCCCACAGATGGAGTTGGTCTACATCAAATGATCATGGAATGGTGGTCTGCTGAGACAAAGCCAAAATTGCAGCCTATGTATAAAGCAATGCCTGCAGTGATAATGTGGTcattatggaagagaagaaactCCATTAAACATGGAGGATCAGTGTCCTTCTACAGACTGAAACAACAAGTACAACACATACTACATCAACTGACACGGAAGAGATTCCCATGGCTGCAGAATGTATTTGGTGATTGGGAAACTATGCATCACCACCTTAGTAGATATAAACCAAAAGTTTATTATGCTAAGGTGGTATGGAGAATGCCACTTTCAGGGAGATTAAAATGCAATACATATGGGGCAAGTAGAGGCAATCCTGGGCTCAGTTCATATGGTTTCTGCATCAGAGATAGTAATGGGGATTTAGTCTATGCTGAAGCACAACAAATGGGAATATCTACAAACATGGAAGCTGAAACTGAGGCTCTAAAACAA ATTGAAGAGACCAAACAGGATATGAGAGCTATGCAGGTACAGATTAACCATATATTCAGAGAAGGCAACAGGTTGGCAGACTTTCTAGCAAACCAGGCTTTGGATCATGCAGGGATCAAAGTTCATGACTTTATGCTCATGCCATCAGAAGGAAGAAGAATTCTCAATATGGACAAATTACAACTGCCTCAGCTGAGGATTAGAACAAGGAGGATTCAACAGATTAATCATCAACAATGA